The Bubalus bubalis isolate 160015118507 breed Murrah chromosome 2, NDDB_SH_1, whole genome shotgun sequence genome includes the window TTAATGTCCTGCACAGGCCCCAAATCCAGATACCAAGTGTGGCAGTGACCCTGGTGAAGCTGGGTGGCCCTCTGGGAGATAGGGGTGGGAAGTGTGGAGAGTGGGTGCTGCCCAGAGGGTTCAGATTCCCTGGGAAAACCACTGGGCTGACTCACCAATGCCCTCTTTCATCCCAGGATCCTTTCCAGCCCTTCAGTGAGGGATGTGGGCCCTGGTGTTCTGGGTCCTGAAGGGCCTGTAGTCCAAATCCTGGTGCCCCCTTCCTAGCCTGTATTAATCAtgcttgtattttctctttttctgttttgacaCCTTAACAAGCTTgctggaagtttgggattagcagatgcaaactattatatatataatggatagacaacaaagtcctactgtttagcacaatatcaatatcctgtgataaaccataacagcaaaaaaaatatgtaaaagagtatctatataactgagtcactttgctgtgtcccagaaactaacacaagatggtaaatcaactatatttgattacaaaataaattttaaaaaatccaaaaagcCAGCTGGCTGCAAAGGGACTGTTTCTCCCGGGGCTAGCAAAGGCTCAGCCTGGAGCATCTCCTTACCTGAATCTCATGTACAAAGCCAATATTGGTTCCCTGCCCTAAGTCATGCCAGGGCCAGGTATGAGGTGACTTGAGACCACGCCTATAGTCAGAAGCCCACCAGAAGCATTCAAAGTACTCACAGACACAGGCTCTGGCTTGGCTTTCCTCGCTCCTGCTTCTGCCTCCTGAGTAAACCTTGTGCTTCCCCatgtggccctgcatggcatggtgTGCCCTGTCCTCTCAGGAAATGTAAGTGATAAATTCTTCCTTCAGTGGCACTGGCCTTTCCAGTCGTCACTATGTCACCTCTGTAAATTAGAAcctcatgggggcttccctggtggctcagtggtaaagaatctgcctgccaatgtaggagacatgggttcaatccctggtttgggcagatctcacatgccacagagcaacgaagtccaggtgccacaactattgagcccaggAACAGCAACTATTGAGCCCTCTGGCAGCAACTGCTGgcgcctgcatgccctagagcctgtgcaccacgagagaagccactatACTGAGAcccccacacactgcaacaaaaagtagcccctgctctttgcaactagaaaaaagccgttgtagcacagccaaaaataaataaaatcggaaaaaaaccccaaaccctcATGGGTACACAGCTCCAGGCCCATCTCGTTTTTCTCTATGCACTGACTCCCTAACCCTTTCTCCTGTTCTCAGACTGCAGGCCACAGCTCCCAACCATGCTCCTTTCTGGCCTCTCTTGCTCTTCAAAGAAACTTGCAGACATGCACCACCCATCACACTGTCCTCAGTACTATTAAAAGAGGTTTAATTTCACCCTTAAATTAGCCACGAATGTCTACAGTGTTAATATTCACACTGGGGGAGTGCAGGCAAACTGGCTGCTTCAGGCCCTGGTGGGCAGGGGAATGGAAATTCGTTCACTGTCTTTGAAAAGTGATTTgacaaaatatttcaagaattttaaaaataggacttaacaaaagaatgatcttatttcttaaattctgactttcagtttttcttttttatcaaagtatcagtcagttcagttcagtcactcagttgtgtcggactctttgcgaccccgggaatcgcagctcgccaggcctccctgtccgtcaccaactcccggagttcactcagactcatgtccatcaagtcagtgatgccatccagccatctcatcctctgtcatccccttctcctcctgcccccaatccctcccagcatcagtcttttccaatgagtcaactctttgcatcaggtggccaaagtactggagtttcagctttagcatcattccttccaaagaaatcccagggctgatctccttcagaatggactggttggatctccttgcagtccaagggactctcaagagtcttctccaacaccacagttcaaaagcatcaattcttcggtgctcagccttcttcacagtccaactcgcacatccatacatgaccacaggaaaaaccatagccttgactagacggacctttgttggcaaagtaatgtctctgcttttgaatatgctatctaggttggtcataactttccttccaaggagtaagcgtcttttaatttcatggctgcagtcaccatctgctgtgattttggagcccccataaataaagtctgacactgtttctactgtttccccatctatttccaatgaagtgatgggaccggatgccatgatcttcgttttctgaatgttgagctttaagccaactttttcattctccactttcactttcatcaagaggcttttgagttcctcttcactttctgccataagggtggtgtcatctgcatatctgaggttattgatatttctcccagcaatcttgattccagcttgtgtttcttccagtccagcgtttctcatgatgtgctctgcatataagttaaataaacagggtgacaatatacagccttgacaaactacttttcctatttggaaccagtctgttgttccatgtccagttcgaactgttgcttcctgacctgcatacaaatttctcaagaggcagatcaggtggtctggtattcccatctttttcagaattttctacagtttattgtgatgcacacagtcaaaggctttggcatagtcaataaagcagaaatagatgtttttctggaactttcttgctttttccatgatccagcggatgttggcaatttgatctctggttcctctgccttttctgaaaccagcttgaacatcaggaagttcaccattcacatattgctgaagcctggcttggagaattttgagcattactttactagcatgtgagatgagtgcaattgtgcggtagtttgagcattctttggcattgcctttctttgggattggaatgaaaactgaccttttccagtcctgtggccactgctgagttttccacatttgctggcatattgagtgcagcactttcacagcatcatctttcaggatttcgaatagctcaactggaattccatcacctccactagctttgttcatagtgatgctttctaaggcccacttgacttcacattccaggatgtctggctctaggtcagtgatcacaccatcgtgattatctgggtcgtgaagatcttttttatacagttcttctgtgtattcttgccatctcttcttaatatcttctgcttctgttaggtccataccatttctgtcctttatcaagctcatctttgcatgaaatgttcctttggtatctctgattttcttgaagaaatccctagtctttcccattctgttgttttcctctatttctttgcattgatcgctgaagaaggctttcttatctcttcttgctattctttggaactctgcattcatatgcttatgtctttccttttctcctttgcttttcgcttctcttcttttcacagctatttgtaaggcctccccagacagccattttgcttttttgcatttcttttctatgggaatggtcttgatccctgtctcctgtacaatgtcacgaacctccttccatagttcatcaggcactctatctatcagatctaggcccttaaatctatttctcacttccactgtataatcatatgggatttgatttaggtgatatctgaatggtctagtggttttccctactttcttcttcagtctgaatttggcaataaggagttcatggtctgagccacagtcagctcctggtcttgttttgctgactgtatagagcttctccatctttggctgcaaagaatataatcaatctgatttcgatgttgaccatctggtgatgtccatgtatagtcttctcttgtgttgttggaagagggtgtttgttatgaccagtgcactttcttggcaaaactctattaggctttgccctgcttcattccgtatttcaaggccaaatttgcctgttactccaggtgtttcttgagttcctacctttgcattccagtctcctataatgaaaaggacatcttttttgggtgttctaaaaggtcttgtaggtctttatagaaccgttcaacttcagcttcttcagcattactggttggggcatagacttggattactgtgatattgaatggtttgccttggaaatgaacagagtttttgagattgcattcaagtactgcatttcggactcttttgttgaccatgatggctactccatttcttctgagggattcctgcccacagtagtagatataatggtcatctgagttgaattcacccattccagttcatttcagttcgctgattcctagaatgtcgacattcattcttgccatctcttgtttgaccacttccaatttgccttgattcatggacctgacattccaggttcctatgcaatattgctctttacagcatcggtccttgcttctatcaccagtcacatccacagctgggtattgtttttgctttggctccatcccttcattctttctggagttatttctccactgatctccagtagcatattgggcacctattgacctggggaatttctctttcagtatcctgtcattttgccttttcatcctgttcatggggttctcaaggtaagagtactgaagtggtttgcctttcccttctccactggaccacattctgtcagatctctccaccatgacccgcccgtcttgggttgccccatgggcatggcttagtttcattgagttagacaaggctgtggtcctagtgtgattagattgactagttttctgagagtatggtttcagtgtgtttgccctctgatgccctcttgcaacacctaccgtcttacttgggtttctcttaccttgggcaggggtatctcttcatggctgctctgacaaagtgcagccattgctccttaccttggacaaggggtatctcctcaccaccgtccttcctgaccttcaatgtggtaAGTATAGTTATACTATCAAAGTATAGTTCACTTATTATATTAATTGCAAGTATATAATTTAGTAATTTGGTGATTTTATAGATATCatccatataaaattattataaaacattggcttTTTCGCTGTGCTGTACATTACGTCTGTTAACTCATCTATTTTATAACTTGTAgattgtacctcttaatcctgtCTGTatttgcccctcccccacctctcaaTTATCTTACCATTTATAAGATAAAAATAGTATCAAATTTGCTTAAGTCCTTCATGTAAAGTTTTAGAATAACATGTGGGACAAAGCAAACAATAAGTTATCATTTAGTTGATATAAGTAagcattttaattcatttggagTGCATcctacacacacatatctgtagggttgttgttgtttagttgttaagtcatgttgtgtgactctttgtaaccacatggacggtagctagccaggctcatctgttcatgggattctccaggcaagaatactggagtgggttgccatttcctgctccaatctGTAGGGTACATGTATGGAATTTGGTCAGACAAAAAGTCTTGCCTCAAGGAAGGAGAATGGAGGAAGGTGTTAGTTGAGAAGAGAAACTTCACACTCGAAATGCTTAAAAATTcatataatcttaaaaaatgCAATACAATCCTACAGGgatattaaacttaaaaaaaaaagtacacagagAAAATTTTTACTCTTAATCCATCCTATTATTCCAGTCCtgcataacttttatttttcccgAGTATTTTTTGCAGAGACAAATGTTTTTCCAAAGATTGGAATCTGCATACCCTTCAGGACTTAAGCATCTTCCTGCCAACTGCTGTAGGACAAAACACCTTGTACAGTCAGCCCTCTGAATCTGTGGTTCCACATGGGCAGATTTAACCAACCCCAGAGAGAAAATACTGAATTCCAGAGTTatgaaaagtaaaactttaattttctgtgtactgGGAACTATTTACACATTATTTATAAACAACTATTTACATAATGCATTTTATTAGCTATTAGAAGTAACCTCAGTaacctccggagaaggcaatggcaccccactccagtactcttgcctggaaatcccatgggcggaggagcctggtgggctgcagtccatgaggtcgtgaagagtcggacacgacccagcgatttgactttcacttttcactttcatgcattggagaaggaaatggcaacccactccagtgttcttacctggagagtcccagggacggaggagcctggttggctgccgtctatggggtcgcacagagtcggacacgactgaagcgacttagcagcagcagcagcagcagcagtaacctcagatacagcagatgacaccacccttatggcagaaagtgaagaggaactgaagagcctcttgatgacagtgaaagaggagtgaaaaagctgacttaaactcaacattcaaaaaacgaagatcatggcatctggtcccattacatcatggcaaataggggaaacaatgtaaacagtgacagactttattttattgggctccaaaaaatcactgcagatggtgactgcagccatgaaattaaaagatgcttgttccttggaagaaaagctatgaccaacctagatggcatattgaaaagctgagacattactttgccaacaaaggtccatctagtcaaagctatgatttttccagtagtcatgaatggatgtgaaagttggaccataaagaaatctgagcgccgaagaattgaagtttttgaactgtggtgttggagaagactcttgagagtcccttggactgcaaggagatccaatcagtcaatcttaaataaaatgagtcctgaatattgactggaagaattcatgctgaagcagaaactccaatactttggccacctgatgcgaagaactgactcactgggaaaagaccctgattgaaggcaggaggagaaggggaagagagaggatgaTGGTCGGATGGCACTACCGACTGGCTGGACAGGgcgtctgagcaagctccggcagttggtgatgtataaggaagcctgatgtgctgcagtccacggggtcgcaaacagtcggacacgactgagcgactgaacttaacatGATTTCATATAAGAGACCTCAGGTTTTGGTATCGTGCACAGCTCCTGGGACCAAACACATAGCATGACACTGACGGAGGAAACGACTAGCTAACAGCAGGATGGTTCCACACTTAGCCCAAGTCCCCACCTCTCTTAGGCCCACGTGCGCCGAGGACCCCTCCCGGGTTGTTTCCAGCGATGCCTGTCGAAGAGCCCCGCCCATCATGCTTTGCCTTTCGGCCAGCGTCTCAGGCATCGCGGCGGACAGCCCGGCTTCCTGGGCGCCGCGGGCCTGGGAGGACCCCAGCGACAGCCTCAGTGTAGGGCCCGGTGGACGCAGCGgcagcggcggtggcggcgggaCGTTGCAACGGAAGGCGCAGGTTGTCTCCGGAACGCACTCTGCCGGCCACCCTTGCAGCCCTGGCTGACGGTCGTGCGGCCGGCGCCATGTCTGTGAGCGAGATCTTCGTGGAGCTGCAGGGCTTTTTGGCTGCCGAGCAGGACATCCGAGAGGCGAGCCCCCGTCTCCCCatatcccttcccctctccttgcCTAGCTGGGCCGCGACGCCCGGCCCTCCTCCGTCGCTCTGATTCGAGCGGTGGGGAAGCCTCCGGGGGTGGGTTCCTACCCTTCTTGTTTCGGCTTAGGGCACCTCTTTGCCCCCGCCCCCGATTCTGCTGCCAGGTCCTGGTTCTCTGTGTTCAGGGCTCGGCTCTTCAGCATCACCTACCTCATTTGGGtgtcagtttttctcatttttaattcatttttatgtcgAACCCTCAGCGCGTGGGACTCAGACAACACGTGTTTCTTGTGTGGGTTATTGGTGTCTTAAAAGCACGTGTGGCCATTTCTCTTTAAAACTCTCCTGTGGCTCCTCATTCCACGTAGGATAAAAATCCAGACCCAACTGTGGCCCACGGGTCTCTCCAGTCTCATTTTACTCCTTCTGTTGTATGTTATGGTCACGCTACCTCCCTTTTATTCTTCCAGTTCCCCAAATAGCGTCCTGCCTCGGGACTTTTGCAAGCACTGCTTGCTTTTCCTGGAAtgcgtttcttttccattctttttttctggtcaTCTTCTTGACCTCACAATCAAAAGGATCTTTTTCCTGTTATGTTTACTTATAGTAGCGCATTAATTTGTGCGGTTGTTACTTTTTAAACGCCTCCCGCTTGATGCAACTGCAGGAAAGAAGGGATCGTTTGCTTTGTTCCCTAGTCATACaagtgctcagtgaatatttgtaaaatgaatgaatgaaaaatactcAGTCCTGTGTTGTGTttcgtttttctctttttggtttaTGTCAGGATACCTCATCTTCAGTGTTCCAATGGGATATTTGGGGCGAGTGGGTGGCTATTACCGTTTGAAATGTGTATGAGGAATCTCAGGTGTTTTAATGACTTCCTGAAGGTCTCATAGAGAAGGTAGAAAAGTCAGAATTCAGTTCTGAATAAATCTTGTGCACCATTTGTGTCATTGTAAAGGTTGATAGTGTTTAAAATGTAGGTGAAGGTGTCATAGATCAAATGTACTGTCTAGTATGTTTGGTTTGAGGCTATGATAATATAATACTTATGTtgaatttatttgatattttgatCTAATTCTTTCTAGGAAATCCGAAAAGTTGTACAGAGTTTAGAACAAACAGCTCGAGAGATTTTAACTCTACTGCAAGGGGTCCATCAGGGTGCTGGGTTTCAGGACAGTAAGTTCTTTGTTTTGATTTGGAAGGTTTTATCCACTCTGTCAATCTTTTATCTAAAGAGTTAATTTACAATCAGAAGATGTATCAAATCTGTAAGGTTTAACTATGAAAATTGTTCCTCATGTTTTTATGGTGAGTAAAAATTGGAGAAATAAGTGAGTTGATCATTTTATAGGTTTATGGAATTCTCTGTATTTCTGTTGATTTTCTGCTTTCACATAGGTTGGATTAGGAATGTTTTCTCTAGTGGTGTCGTTCTGATGATAATTGTGGTAGTTCCATAGTTCTCTTGTGTATATAGCAActtttatttggctttttcttAACACCAATCTTTCAGTCATTGAATGTGATTTAATATGTACTTTTAGATAATAAAATGGCCAGTGTAAAATGTTGTCACAGTGTTTACAGTCAGTCTCTTGAATGCAGATAGAGTATAAGAAGTTTAGAAATGGAATCTCTATTGTAAAAGATAACACAGTTAAAAGAAGTGAAATGTGTTTTCAGATTAAGAATTATATCATAATGTAGCTAACAGGTGTCAGGGGGAAGTCATTTTTGTGAGAGATAGGGAGTTGGTCAGCCTGATTGAGaataataaagctgttaaaactttttttttttaattttttgatcacatcgtgtggcatgtggaatcttagttccccaaacagggattgaatccttgcaccctgcagtggaagcatggagtgttaaccactgaaCTTGCAAAGAAGTCCTAAAGCTGCTTTTTGACTAAATATAAGtgctaagtgaagtcactcagtcgtgtccaactctttgcgagcccatggacggtagcctaccaggttcctccgtctatgggattttccaggcaagaatactggagtggggtgccatttccttctccaggagatcttcccaacccagggattgaacctgggtctcccgcattgtaggcagatgctttaccatctgagccaccagggaagtccttgaccAAATATGGGAGCCTTCAAAATCCAATTTTAGGCATCCTTTGGCGACTGACTAGGAAAGGCAGCTTAAAGATTAGTTAATTTATAACAGTTTGCCAGTGTGTTTCCTGACATACCCCCTTTTagcaatttttttgttgtttatttttcagtaGGGAAACTAGATATGAAATTTTGAGAGCCAGGTTGATAGCAGAGATGCATGCTCTACATTTGctcatgagatttaaaaaaattggtttATTTCCAGGTAGACTGCATAGATTGTTAAGCAAGAACTGTATTTGAAATTTGGTAAGTCTTTCATTACTTCATTTGACTATCTTTTTGTGATCAGTTCCAAAAAGGTGTTTGAAAGCTCGAGAACATTTTGGTACAGTAAAAACACATCTAACGTCTTTGAAGACCAAGTTTCCTGCTGAACAGTATTACAGGTTTGTAAGACAAGTAGCATCTTGTATAACATTAAGTAaaagaaggcaagagaaaaatTTGTGTGGACTAAATGATTGCTTAGATTTAGGTGACAATCCTACTTAGAAGAAAcaacagagaggaaaaggaactGTTAATAGTGGTAGTATTTTAATAGTGACAAAAttgctgactttctttttctcccttttactttcataattttcttaaGGAACATGTGtaatttttgcaatgagaaagtaattaaaaagaaaatattatgtgAAGGTCAAAATGGagaatatttttttagtttattgaagTTACTTATAAAGTTGAATGGGCTGTATCTAAGCTATTAAGATTATGGAATTAAGTGGCAGTGTATATGTATAAACTGAATATTGAATTTTGCTGCCAAGTAACATATGCAGCTAATATTTTAtgccattattttattaaatctgcAACActattaattttaagaaacagtGTTATGTTTTGTCTTATTAGGGAAAAGATTGTTATTATTCATAATTATGAAACATGTTTGTTTAATACTTTGTTTAATACTTCCTGATTTCACAGTGTTAGATTGTTTAATACTTCCTGATTTCACAGGTGTTAAACTGGGGAAAACTGAGTGTTGATGAAATATGGTAAATATGAACCTAACTTTCTATTTAGACTTGCTTTCTCACTAGAGACAATGTTCTCTTAGGATACGTTAGGGTAAGAAATACTTAAGACAGGTATGTGGGGAGTAGGTAGTGTAACCTCACAAGATTGTTGAAAGATAGGGAGGGGCTGGCAAACTACTGTGacctttcatattttatataaatatattttaaagagttaactaagaaaaaaaaaagaaacaaataagagTGTGACAGAGACTGAATGTGACCCAGAAAGCCTCAGTCTTAGAAAAGGTTTGCTGACCCTTGCTGTAAGGTTAATAGCGGGGGCTTAGAGAATAGAACCGTAGAATTGGTAGGGTCTTTAGAGAGCATGGAGTTTGGAGTTCACATACAGGCTGCCCTCTGGCTGATTTGGCCCTCAAAATGTTTGATTTGACCTACATTGTGTTGAAAGATGTTTTTGAATTTGTTGCCACATTTGAAAATCAGGAGGCATAGCATAAACATCTAGGggttataaaatttcttttttctttttcagtctcctcgCTCAGTTTGACTACTGTATTCCCAATGTTTTAAGGTCACCTGTTTAGTGATGGTAGTTCTTTCTCATGTGTGTGAAGCTGGAGTTTCTTGATACCCTGCCTTCAGTTCAGAGTGTAGGACTGAGATGCTGAGGCTGATGTACATTGCAGTTCTCATCAATTTGCATTtgccagcatttatttttctcagagcAGTATCATTGTTCACCGATTAAACTTCTAAAGCACAGTTGCTCTTGTCTATAACATTTGGTTGTAAATTTTTACATTCATCAGAATTGGACCATGCttcttatatattaaaattataataaataatttttataaatttggaCTGGCAAAATTTACACTAAATCCATCTATATATAATACTTAAATGTTGTATTGTTCttaacacattttatattttggagtttcacataaggttttattttaaaaagggtcCCGTGCCTCACGTGTTTGGCCGTGATTGTCCTGtgcctgtcttttcttttttttttaaatttttatttatttatttatttttattttattttatttttttgtgtgtgcctgtCTTTTCTAACACCTGGTCCCTCGCACTCACTGCAGGTTTCACGAGCACTGGAGGTTTGTGCTGCAGCGCTTGGTCTTCTTGGCAGCGTTTGTTGTGTACTTGGAGTCCGAAACCCTAGTAACCCGAGAAGCGGTTACGGAGATCCTTGGCAGTGAgtgtcctcagtcgtgtccatccaCACGATCGGTTTAATTTTTGGTGGGAGGGGCTTTCTGTTTATGGAAACAAATGAGAACTAAATGGAAAACGGGTTTCTTGGAGagatgaaaactaaaaatatgtaGGGGCTTGCTCTGTGTACTTGGGCgtttcttttagttttaaaaaattttaagcctACAGAAGAGTTGAACGTGAAGACCTGCTTACTCCCACTTAGATCCT containing:
- the TSN gene encoding translin isoform X2; protein product: MSVSEIFVELQGFLAAEQDIREEIRKVVQSLEQTAREILTLLQGVHQGAGFQDIPKRCLKAREHFGTVKTHLTSLKTKFPAEQYYRFHEHWRFVLQRLVFLAAFVVYLESETLVTREAVTEILGIEVVCQQCDRRRLLPAPAHLHLHQRAGLRLPPPQPQK
- the TSN gene encoding translin isoform X1, producing MSVSEIFVELQGFLAAEQDIREEIRKVVQSLEQTAREILTLLQGVHQGAGFQDIPKRCLKAREHFGTVKTHLTSLKTKFPAEQYYRFHEHWRFVLQRLVFLAAFVVYLESETLVTREAVTEILGIEPDREKGFHLDVEDYLSGVLILASELSRLSVNSVTAGDYSRPLHISTFINELDSGFRLLNLKNDSLRKRYDGLKYDVKKVEEVVYDLSIRGFNKETAAACVEK